In bacterium, the following are encoded in one genomic region:
- a CDS encoding CRTAC1 family protein, with protein MKTAWHGNISLNERQHLASGRLLLSLFLLSALTMNSSPFSIQFTNVAKQAGLKIVTYTGGLEKNHILESTGNGILVLDYDSDDDLDLYFVNAYRFPKRGQEEPHSNVLYRNDSSMKFTDVTSAAGVGAAVYGQGGCVGDIDNDGKPDMYVTNFGSDILYRNNGNGTFSDWTAKANLQDSRWSIGCTFFDADNDGDQDLYVANYIEASWKEVHEARRTRLWRGKVEVLDGPKGLPGSGNLFYLNNGKGVFTESTEKAGLKAGSAFYSMGVVSFDYDNDGDIDIYVANDSTPNCLYRNRGNGTFEEVATPGGVAYNANGQEQGSMGVDFGDYNNDGWFDLLVTNFANDYYTLYRNLGRGLFQDESFAAGIAVPTFVPLGWGSLFLDVDNDSDLDLFFSNGHIYPQVDQDKSLHETYRQKNQLFLNEKGKFKEITDHVGPDFQTLKSGRGAACVDLDNDGDLDIVISNQDAAPTLLENRSKTGNHWITFDIIDGTRLALGTLVKLKSGGITQMKQKSSGGSYASQNDMRLHFGLGNATTIDQLMIRWPDGKQESYAGLAAGHFYRITRGAKPQPVL; from the coding sequence ATGAAGACGGCTTGGCACGGAAACATTTCACTGAATGAGCGCCAGCATCTTGCCAGCGGGCGACTCCTACTATCGTTATTTCTTCTTTCCGCTCTTACGATGAATTCTTCACCCTTTTCAATTCAATTTACGAACGTCGCAAAACAGGCAGGGCTAAAGATTGTTACGTACACAGGCGGCTTAGAAAAAAATCACATTCTAGAATCCACAGGCAATGGAATTCTGGTGCTTGATTACGATTCAGATGACGATCTGGATCTCTATTTTGTAAACGCCTACCGTTTTCCTAAAAGAGGACAAGAGGAACCCCATTCCAACGTTTTGTATCGTAATGATAGTTCTATGAAATTTACCGATGTGACCTCCGCAGCCGGAGTCGGCGCCGCAGTTTACGGACAAGGTGGATGTGTTGGAGATATCGACAACGATGGTAAACCCGACATGTATGTGACCAACTTCGGATCTGACATACTCTATCGCAATAATGGAAACGGTACATTTAGCGATTGGACCGCGAAAGCGAACCTGCAAGATTCACGCTGGAGCATCGGCTGCACTTTTTTTGACGCAGACAACGATGGCGATCAGGATCTCTATGTCGCCAACTACATAGAAGCCAGCTGGAAAGAGGTGCATGAAGCGCGGCGCACGCGGCTCTGGCGCGGAAAGGTTGAAGTTCTGGATGGCCCCAAAGGATTGCCCGGCAGCGGCAACTTGTTTTATTTGAATAACGGAAAGGGAGTCTTTACGGAATCAACTGAAAAAGCCGGACTCAAAGCCGGCAGCGCTTTCTACTCAATGGGGGTAGTCAGTTTCGATTACGATAATGACGGCGACATCGATATCTATGTGGCCAATGACAGTACGCCGAATTGCCTCTATCGCAATCGGGGCAACGGGACCTTTGAAGAGGTCGCAACTCCAGGGGGCGTCGCTTACAATGCCAATGGCCAGGAACAGGGAAGTATGGGAGTTGATTTCGGAGACTACAACAATGACGGTTGGTTTGATCTACTTGTTACCAATTTTGCGAATGATTATTACACCCTCTACCGCAATCTTGGACGTGGTCTGTTTCAAGATGAATCTTTTGCAGCAGGGATTGCCGTACCAACGTTTGTTCCGCTTGGTTGGGGCTCTCTTTTCCTTGATGTAGATAATGACAGCGATCTGGATCTCTTTTTTTCCAATGGCCATATTTATCCGCAGGTGGATCAAGATAAGTCATTGCATGAAACATATCGTCAAAAAAATCAGTTGTTCCTGAATGAAAAAGGCAAGTTTAAGGAAATCACCGATCACGTTGGACCCGACTTCCAAACTTTAAAGTCAGGCCGTGGCGCAGCCTGCGTAGATCTTGACAACGACGGAGACCTTGACATCGTCATCAGCAATCAAGACGCTGCTCCCACTTTGCTGGAAAATCGGAGCAAGACCGGAAATCACTGGATTACATTCGATATTATAGATGGCACTCGTCTTGCTTTAGGTACCCTCGTTAAATTAAAGTCCGGCGGCATTACCCAGATGAAGCAAAAATCCTCGGGCGGGAGTTACGCTTCGCAAAATGATATGCGGCTCCATTTCGGCCTGGGAAATGCAACGACAATTGATCAATTAATGATTCGGTGGCCCGATGGCAAGCAGGAGTCGTACGCAGGACTTGCCGCCGGCCACTTCTATCGAATCACGCGCGGTGCGAAGCCGCAACCTGTACTGTAG
- a CDS encoding TonB-dependent receptor, whose product MRIVLPLVVCVIAISMAVWGQTTGGNIRGVVTDPEDRPLPGVTVTISSESLLGQTRTAYTNELGVFRFPSVPVGKYQVELTMQGFETVRVENVDVQLNATANVPVGMNLSKMAEAITTIGESPLIDVHESGLSSNYSDEILEEVPTQHSQFVLMQTSPGVTASTGDAAGDRTIALGSNMQSNAWHVDGVDLSAPETGSVWMTVNPFLIDEVQVMGVGASAEYGNHTGAVFNVVTKKGSNDFHGAANYYILTDGLTDNLDAYAYDAQGERVALDLDPAVSGFSREEYRLISGQLGGPILKDRLWFFGGVSTGRDASAQPGVVPELAAQVAFKSDKYDMKANGLIGENHEVSGFFHWEEWDSPNTLTPEYQLEALPGEGGTNPAWGASLVSTISQNLLVEVGYSGWWTDDFYDSVVGAPLADPFIDYTPPDKPHSYYSGGVWYPWDYETWRNTFRSKVTYYADDFLNSEHEFKFGVQYSRGDANTSISIGANGFYTVHYAYYDYYAAYNDLYRVYQQPFQYGGENRELGFFLDDTITVNDRLTLNLGLRFDHNTGTIPDYDRLTVGTPSVAQSGNFKATGEIIPGQEVANWNLVSPRIGFVFQPFEGGRTKIQGSFGVYYDHNVSGNWDYPPPQLPIIEAFRFNPDTGVFDIPYYTDAVEALVSSDIDPPRTLQYSVGFEHQFADSFAAGVQYVYKDSTDLVGWEIIGGSYEPLLFTDPFTGTEYILFDEVEAATIQKGNRPGNFCELLPQASACDGFRNEYWQTYHGVLFTFEKRFSDNWGLNANYTWSRSEGQNPRALEQTQFNPFYGSRNGSDANNWLNASGRLQGDRPHMFRVQAVFFNLPGDLQASVLADFETGRHFTRQFFVGGLTQGRQRVIMERDLRLDPIESIDVTVGRRFNIGGAAQFRLEGTIYNIFNSDNALALQDLRLAEGDVFIPSFWTQPRRLEVRLGFQF is encoded by the coding sequence ATGAGAATTGTCCTACCGCTAGTGGTGTGTGTTATCGCCATTAGCATGGCCGTGTGGGGGCAAACTACAGGCGGTAACATCCGGGGAGTTGTAACCGATCCGGAGGATAGGCCGCTCCCGGGAGTTACAGTAACCATCAGCAGTGAATCTCTACTGGGCCAAACGCGCACTGCCTATACCAATGAGTTGGGCGTGTTCCGTTTTCCCTCTGTGCCAGTAGGTAAATATCAAGTTGAGCTCACGATGCAAGGCTTTGAAACGGTTCGTGTAGAAAACGTGGATGTACAGCTGAATGCTACAGCGAACGTCCCTGTCGGCATGAACCTCTCCAAAATGGCCGAAGCGATCACCACAATTGGAGAAAGCCCGCTGATTGATGTGCACGAGTCAGGCCTTTCTTCTAATTACTCCGATGAGATTTTAGAAGAAGTGCCAACCCAGCACTCTCAATTCGTGCTGATGCAGACTTCTCCAGGAGTAACCGCGAGCACAGGAGATGCAGCTGGGGACCGTACGATTGCGTTAGGGTCCAATATGCAATCAAACGCCTGGCATGTGGATGGTGTGGATTTGTCTGCGCCTGAAACAGGATCTGTGTGGATGACGGTCAATCCGTTTCTGATTGACGAAGTCCAGGTCATGGGAGTCGGAGCCAGTGCTGAATATGGAAACCACACAGGAGCTGTCTTCAATGTGGTAACGAAAAAAGGAAGCAACGACTTTCATGGCGCCGCTAACTACTACATTCTGACTGATGGACTAACGGACAACCTCGATGCCTATGCGTACGATGCGCAAGGTGAACGGGTAGCGCTGGATCTAGATCCAGCGGTCTCTGGTTTCAGTCGAGAGGAGTATCGTCTGATTTCAGGTCAGCTGGGTGGTCCAATCCTAAAGGACAGGCTCTGGTTTTTCGGTGGTGTCTCAACCGGTCGCGATGCTTCGGCGCAACCCGGAGTGGTTCCTGAACTCGCTGCCCAGGTTGCCTTCAAAAGTGACAAATACGATATGAAGGCGAATGGTCTAATCGGAGAGAACCATGAGGTTTCCGGTTTCTTCCACTGGGAAGAGTGGGATTCCCCAAACACGTTAACTCCGGAATATCAGCTTGAGGCATTGCCCGGTGAGGGCGGAACAAATCCGGCATGGGGCGCTAGTTTGGTTTCCACTATTTCACAGAATCTGCTGGTTGAAGTGGGCTATTCAGGTTGGTGGACCGATGATTTTTATGATTCGGTCGTTGGAGCTCCACTTGCTGATCCGTTTATCGACTATACACCGCCTGATAAGCCTCATTCTTATTATTCTGGTGGTGTTTGGTACCCATGGGACTACGAAACGTGGAGAAATACATTCAGAAGCAAAGTTACCTACTACGCGGATGACTTCCTCAACAGTGAGCATGAGTTCAAGTTCGGCGTTCAGTATTCCCGCGGTGATGCCAATACGAGTATCTCGATCGGAGCCAACGGCTTCTACACAGTTCACTACGCTTACTATGACTACTACGCCGCCTACAATGACCTTTACCGCGTCTATCAGCAACCGTTTCAATACGGCGGAGAGAATCGGGAGTTGGGATTTTTTCTTGATGACACGATAACCGTTAACGATCGGCTTACTTTGAATCTTGGTTTGCGATTCGATCACAATACCGGTACCATCCCTGACTACGATCGACTCACGGTGGGAACTCCTTCCGTTGCACAGTCAGGAAATTTCAAAGCGACAGGAGAGATCATTCCAGGTCAGGAAGTGGCCAATTGGAATCTCGTGTCTCCGCGCATCGGTTTCGTTTTTCAGCCTTTCGAGGGTGGTCGAACGAAAATCCAGGGATCCTTTGGTGTGTACTACGATCACAATGTTTCGGGAAACTGGGATTATCCTCCACCGCAACTACCGATCATTGAAGCGTTCCGATTCAATCCCGATACGGGTGTTTTTGACATTCCTTATTATACGGATGCTGTAGAAGCGCTCGTCAGCTCAGATATCGATCCTCCGCGCACTCTACAGTATTCCGTGGGATTTGAGCACCAGTTCGCTGATTCGTTTGCTGCGGGTGTTCAATACGTCTACAAGGACAGTACTGATCTTGTGGGATGGGAGATTATCGGCGGAAGCTATGAGCCTCTCCTTTTCACCGATCCGTTCACAGGAACGGAATACATTCTCTTCGATGAAGTTGAGGCGGCAACCATACAAAAGGGAAACAGGCCGGGAAATTTCTGCGAGCTGCTTCCACAAGCGTCGGCATGTGACGGATTCCGGAACGAGTACTGGCAGACCTATCACGGTGTATTGTTTACCTTCGAAAAAAGATTTTCGGACAATTGGGGCTTAAACGCAAACTACACCTGGTCCCGTTCAGAAGGTCAAAACCCAAGAGCTCTGGAGCAGACACAGTTCAACCCGTTTTACGGCAGCAGGAATGGAAGCGACGCGAACAACTGGTTGAATGCTTCGGGTCGCCTCCAGGGGGACCGTCCGCACATGTTCCGGGTGCAAGCCGTCTTCTTCAACCTACCGGGTGATCTGCAGGCTTCGGTGCTGGCTGATTTCGAAACCGGACGCCATTTCACGCGCCAATTCTTTGTCGGTGGTCTCACCCAGGGCCGACAGAGGGTTATCATGGAACGCGATTTGCGTCTTGATCCTATCGAATCGATTGATGTTACGGTGGGCAGAAGATTCAACATCGGCGGCGCAGCGCAGTTCCGGTTGGAAGGAACCATTTACAATATTTTCAACTCCGACAATGCGTTGGCTCTTCAGGATCTAAGGTTGGCGGAAGGGGATGTGTTCATTCCTTCTTTCTGGACCCAACCAAGACGGCTTGAAGTTCGACTCGGATTTCAGTTCTAG